The following are encoded together in the Pseudomonas maumuensis genome:
- the gorA gene encoding glutathione-disulfide reductase, which translates to MAYDFDLFVIGAGSGGVRAARFAAGFGAKVAVAESRYLGGTCVNVGCVPKKLLVYGAHVADELEQAAGFGWTLEEGHFDWGTLIANKNREIERLNGIYRNLLVNSGVTLLQGHARITGANEVEVEGQRYTAATILIATGGWPQVPDIPGKELAITSNEAFYLKALPRRVLVVGGGYIAVEFAGIFQGLGADTTLLYRGDLFLRGFDGSVRTHLKEELEKRGMDLQFNADIQRIDKLDDGSLKATLKDGRELVADCIFYATGRRPMLDNLGLENTGVELDPRGFIRVDEQFQTTEPSILAIGDVIGRVQLTPVALAEGMAVARRLFKPEQYRPVDYQNIPTAVFSQPPIGTVGLTEEQALAAGHKVQIFESRFRAMKLTLTDIQEKTLMKLVVDAETDKVLGCHMVGPDAGEIIQGLGIALKAGATKQQFDETIGVHPTAAEEFVTMRTVTR; encoded by the coding sequence ATGGCCTACGATTTTGATCTGTTCGTGATTGGTGCCGGGTCCGGCGGTGTGCGCGCGGCGCGATTCGCTGCGGGCTTTGGTGCCAAAGTGGCGGTGGCCGAGAGCCGTTACCTGGGGGGCACCTGCGTCAACGTCGGCTGCGTGCCGAAGAAACTGCTGGTATACGGCGCCCATGTGGCCGACGAGCTGGAGCAGGCCGCGGGCTTCGGCTGGACCCTCGAGGAGGGCCATTTCGACTGGGGTACGCTGATCGCCAACAAGAACCGCGAGATCGAGCGTCTCAACGGCATCTATCGCAACTTGCTGGTCAACAGTGGCGTCACCCTGCTGCAGGGACATGCCCGGATCACCGGCGCCAATGAAGTGGAGGTCGAGGGCCAGCGTTACACGGCGGCCACCATTCTGATCGCCACCGGTGGCTGGCCACAGGTGCCCGACATCCCCGGCAAGGAGCTGGCGATCACCTCCAACGAGGCCTTCTACCTCAAGGCATTGCCACGCCGTGTACTGGTGGTGGGTGGTGGCTACATAGCCGTGGAATTCGCCGGCATCTTCCAGGGCCTGGGCGCCGATACCACGTTGCTGTATCGCGGCGACCTGTTCCTGCGCGGCTTCGACGGCTCGGTGCGCACGCACCTGAAGGAAGAACTGGAAAAGCGCGGTATGGACCTTCAGTTCAACGCCGATATCCAGCGCATCGACAAACTCGATGACGGCAGCCTCAAGGCCACCCTCAAGGATGGGCGCGAGCTGGTCGCAGACTGCATCTTCTACGCCACCGGTCGGCGGCCGATGCTGGACAACCTGGGCCTGGAAAACACCGGGGTGGAGCTGGATCCGCGTGGTTTCATCCGAGTCGATGAGCAGTTCCAGACCACCGAGCCTTCGATCCTGGCCATTGGTGACGTGATTGGCCGGGTGCAACTGACGCCGGTGGCTCTGGCCGAAGGCATGGCCGTGGCTCGGCGTCTGTTCAAGCCCGAGCAGTATCGCCCTGTCGATTACCAGAACATCCCGACTGCGGTGTTCAGCCAGCCACCGATCGGCACCGTAGGCCTGACCGAGGAGCAGGCGCTGGCCGCCGGGCACAAGGTGCAGATCTTCGAAAGCCGCTTCCGGGCGATGAAGCTGACCCTTACCGACATTCAGGAAAAGACCCTGATGAAGCTGGTGGTCGACGCCGAGACCGACAAGGTCCTGGGCTGCCACATGGTCGGACCGGATGCCGGCGAAATCATCCAGGGGCTGGGCATCGCCCTGAAGGCCGGGGCGACCAAGCAGCAGTTCGACGAGACCATCGGCGTACACCCGACCGCCGCCGAAGAATTCGTGACCATGCGTACCGTGACGCGCTGA
- the modA gene encoding molybdate ABC transporter substrate-binding protein, whose protein sequence is MRIRLSHLAISTLATLISINSALADEVQVAVAANFTAPIQAIAKDFEKDTGHKLVAAYGATGQFYAQIKNGAPFEVFLAADDSTPAKLEQEKEIVAGSRFTYAIGTLALWSAKPGYVDAKGEVLKKNEYKHLSIANPKAAPYGLAATQVLDKLKLTEATKAKIVEGQNITQAFQFVSTGNAELGFVALSQVYKDGKISEGSAWIVPSELHDPIRQDAVILNKGKDNPAAKALVDYLKGPKAAAVIKSYGYEI, encoded by the coding sequence ATGCGTATTCGCCTGTCCCACCTGGCCATCAGCACCCTGGCCACCCTTATCTCGATCAACAGCGCCCTGGCCGATGAAGTCCAGGTTGCCGTGGCGGCCAACTTCACAGCGCCCATCCAGGCCATCGCCAAGGACTTCGAGAAGGACACCGGCCACAAGCTGGTCGCTGCCTACGGCGCCACCGGCCAGTTCTACGCACAGATCAAGAACGGCGCGCCGTTCGAGGTGTTCCTCGCCGCCGACGACAGCACCCCGGCCAAGCTGGAACAGGAGAAGGAAATCGTTGCAGGCTCGCGCTTCACCTATGCCATCGGCACCCTGGCGCTGTGGTCGGCCAAGCCGGGCTACGTCGACGCCAAGGGCGAGGTGCTGAAGAAGAACGAGTACAAGCACCTGTCCATCGCCAACCCCAAGGCCGCGCCCTATGGCCTGGCAGCCACCCAGGTGCTGGACAAGCTGAAGCTGACCGAAGCGACCAAGGCCAAGATCGTCGAAGGCCAGAACATCACCCAGGCCTTCCAGTTCGTCTCCACTGGCAACGCCGAGCTGGGCTTCGTCGCCCTGTCGCAAGTCTACAAAGACGGCAAGATCAGCGAAGGCTCGGCGTGGATCGTGCCGTCCGAGCTGCACGACCCGATTCGCCAGGATGCGGTGATCCTCAACAAAGGCAAGGACAACCCGGCCGCCAAGGCCCTGGTCGACTACCTCAAAGGCCCGAAGGCCGCCGCGGTGATCAAGTCCTACGGCTATGAAATCTGA
- the galU gene encoding UTP--glucose-1-phosphate uridylyltransferase GalU: MIKKCLFPAAGYGTRFLPATKAMPKEMLPVVNKPLIQYGVEEALDAGLNEISIVTGRGKRALEDHFDISYELENQIKGTDKEKYLVGIRRLLDECSFSYTRQTEMKGLGHAILTGRPLIGDEPFAVVLADDLCVNLEGDGVLKQMVKLYKQYRCTIVAIMEVDPQETSKYGVIAGDLIGDDLYRVRNMVEKPKPEDAPSNLAIIGRYIMTPDIFKLIEETEPGKGGEIQITDALMKQAQDGCVIAYKFKGKRFDCGGAEGYIEATNFCFENFYKTGKAY; the protein is encoded by the coding sequence ATGATCAAGAAATGCTTGTTCCCGGCAGCCGGTTACGGCACCCGCTTCCTGCCCGCTACCAAAGCCATGCCCAAGGAAATGCTGCCGGTGGTCAACAAGCCACTGATCCAGTATGGCGTTGAAGAAGCGCTGGACGCCGGCCTCAACGAAATCTCCATCGTTACCGGCCGTGGCAAGCGCGCCCTGGAAGACCACTTCGACATCAGCTACGAGCTGGAAAACCAGATCAAAGGCACCGACAAGGAAAAATACCTGGTCGGCATCCGTCGCCTGCTCGACGAGTGCTCGTTCTCCTACACCCGCCAGACCGAAATGAAAGGCCTGGGCCACGCGATCCTGACCGGCCGCCCGCTGATCGGCGACGAGCCGTTCGCCGTGGTGCTGGCGGACGACCTGTGCGTCAACCTCGAGGGTGACGGCGTACTCAAGCAGATGGTCAAGCTGTACAAGCAGTACCGCTGCACCATCGTTGCGATCATGGAAGTCGACCCACAGGAAACCAGCAAGTACGGCGTTATCGCCGGTGATCTGATTGGTGACGACCTGTACCGTGTACGCAACATGGTCGAGAAACCCAAGCCGGAAGATGCACCGTCGAACCTGGCGATCATCGGTCGCTACATCATGACCCCGGACATTTTCAAGCTGATCGAAGAAACCGAACCGGGCAAGGGCGGTGAAATCCAGATCACCGACGCACTGATGAAGCAGGCCCAGGACGGCTGTGTGATCGCCTACAAGTTCAAGGGCAAGCGTTTCGATTGCGGTGGCGCCGAAGGCTACATCGAAGCGACCAACTTCTGCTTCGAGAACTTCTACAAGACCGGCAAGGCTTACTGA
- a CDS encoding c-type cytochrome, translating to MKPLSHVVIGSLLILAWPSAHAADGQKIFNQGGQNPAAMACLGCHGADGKGIAAAGFPRLAGLPAGYLSKQLHDFRSGSRKQAVMEPLAKALDDAEIEAVSAYLAKLPADAAPDTRRQQIATDPVTRLAVYGDWSRQIPGCVQCHGPGGSGVGEHFPPLAGQPAGYLVAQLNAWRDGSRSNDPNQLMVNVAKAMTDAEVKALADYFAQPASQEAKP from the coding sequence ATGAAACCCCTGAGCCATGTCGTGATCGGCAGCCTGCTGATCTTGGCCTGGCCCTCGGCGCACGCCGCCGACGGCCAGAAAATCTTCAACCAGGGCGGGCAGAACCCCGCCGCCATGGCCTGCCTAGGCTGCCATGGTGCGGACGGCAAAGGCATCGCTGCCGCCGGTTTTCCCCGCCTGGCCGGCTTGCCCGCCGGCTATCTGAGCAAGCAACTGCACGACTTTCGCAGTGGCAGCCGTAAGCAGGCGGTGATGGAACCGCTGGCCAAGGCCCTGGACGATGCGGAAATCGAAGCGGTCAGCGCCTACCTGGCCAAGCTGCCGGCCGATGCCGCCCCTGACACGCGCCGCCAGCAGATCGCCACCGACCCGGTGACCCGCTTGGCGGTCTATGGCGACTGGAGCCGGCAGATTCCCGGTTGCGTGCAGTGCCACGGCCCGGGAGGCAGCGGTGTCGGCGAGCACTTCCCGCCGTTGGCCGGGCAGCCTGCCGGTTACCTGGTCGCGCAGCTCAATGCCTGGCGCGACGGCAGCCGCAGCAACGACCCCAACCAGCTCATGGTCAACGTGGCCAAGGCGATGACCGATGCCGAGGTCAAGGCGCTTGCCGACTACTTCGCCCAACCCGCCAGCCAGGAGGCCAAGCCATGA
- a CDS encoding c-type cytochrome — MKTLMPALLLLAMGSAQAAPIAMEDQSQLKVPGTQVTPQFVPPAESAIPDNAFGKMIREGHALFVDTRRLMPDAVGNGMNCSNCHLDQGRMPHSAPLWGAYPMYPAYRKKNDKVNTFAERIQGCFSFSMNGRPPAADSPQMTALSVYAYWLSTQAPTGVEIAGRGYPEVPKPKDGYDFKRGKQVYDEQCAICHGGNGEGQKVAGEYVMPPLWGRDSYNWGAGMHRINTAASFIKYNMPLGKPGSLSDQQAWDVAAWINRQERPQDPRLVQGSIEKTRLKFHANDGVNLYGQKVDGVLIGQGIGG, encoded by the coding sequence ATGAAAACCCTGATGCCAGCTTTGTTGCTGTTGGCCATGGGCTCTGCCCAGGCCGCCCCCATCGCCATGGAAGACCAGTCCCAGCTCAAGGTCCCGGGCACACAGGTCACCCCGCAATTCGTGCCGCCCGCGGAAAGCGCGATCCCCGACAATGCCTTCGGCAAGATGATCCGTGAAGGCCATGCGCTGTTCGTCGACACCCGCCGGCTGATGCCGGACGCGGTGGGCAATGGCATGAATTGCAGCAATTGCCACCTCGACCAGGGACGCATGCCGCATTCCGCGCCACTGTGGGGCGCATACCCGATGTATCCGGCCTACCGTAAGAAAAACGACAAGGTCAACACCTTCGCCGAGCGCATCCAGGGCTGTTTCAGCTTCAGCATGAACGGCAGGCCGCCGGCGGCCGATAGCCCGCAGATGACTGCGCTGAGCGTCTATGCCTACTGGCTGTCGACCCAGGCGCCGACGGGCGTGGAGATCGCCGGGCGCGGCTACCCGGAAGTACCGAAGCCCAAGGACGGCTACGACTTCAAGCGCGGCAAGCAGGTGTATGACGAGCAATGCGCGATCTGCCACGGCGGCAACGGCGAAGGGCAGAAGGTGGCCGGGGAGTACGTGATGCCACCGTTGTGGGGTAGGGACTCGTACAACTGGGGTGCAGGCATGCACCGGATCAACACCGCGGCGTCGTTCATCAAGTACAACATGCCCCTGGGCAAGCCCGGCAGCCTGAGCGATCAGCAAGCCTGGGACGTCGCGGCCTGGATCAACCGCCAAGAACGGCCGCAGGATCCACGCCTGGTCCAGGGCTCGATCGAGAAGACCCGGTTGAAGTTCCATGCCAATGACGGGGTCAACCTGTATGGGCAAAAGGTCGATGGCGTACTCATCGGCCAGGGCATCGGCGGCTGA
- the ahpF gene encoding alkyl hydroperoxide reductase subunit F — protein MLDATLKSQLKTYLERVTQPIEIVASLDDGAKSRELHDLLVEIAGLSNLITFSADGNDARRPSFSLNRPGADISLRFAGIPMGHEFTSLVLALLQVGGHPSKASAEVIEQIQALEGEFTFETYFSLSCQNCPDVVQALNLMAVLNPNVRHVAIDGALFQDEVEARKVMAVPSIYLNGEVFGQGRMGLEEILGKIDTNAGARQAEKINAKDAFDVLVVGGGPAGAAAAIYAARKGIRTGVAAERFGGQVLDTLAIENFISVQETEGPKLATALEEHVKQYDVDIMNLQRGEALIPSTDGGLHEVRLAGGASLKAKTVILATGARWREMNVPGEQQYRARGVAYCPHCDGPLFKGKRVAVIGGGNSGVEAAIDLAGVVAQVTLIEFDSQLRADAVLQRKLHSLPNVKVITSALTTEVIGDGEKVTGLRYKDRSTEALHDLALEGIFVQIGLLPNTDWLKGTVELSPRGEIIVDAKGQTSIPGVFAAGDVTTVPYKQIVIAVGEGAKASLAAFDHLIRTSAPA, from the coding sequence ATGTTGGACGCCACGCTTAAATCGCAACTGAAAACCTACCTGGAGCGGGTCACCCAGCCGATCGAGATCGTTGCCTCCCTCGACGACGGCGCGAAGTCCCGCGAATTGCACGACCTGCTGGTGGAGATCGCCGGCCTGTCGAACCTGATTACCTTCAGCGCGGACGGCAACGACGCCCGTCGTCCTTCGTTCTCGCTCAATCGCCCAGGGGCTGATATCAGCCTGCGCTTCGCCGGCATCCCCATGGGCCACGAATTCACCTCCCTGGTGCTGGCGCTGCTGCAAGTCGGTGGCCACCCCTCCAAGGCCAGTGCCGAAGTGATCGAGCAGATCCAGGCGCTGGAAGGCGAGTTCACCTTCGAGACCTACTTCTCGCTGTCGTGCCAGAACTGTCCGGACGTGGTCCAGGCGCTGAACCTGATGGCGGTGCTCAACCCCAATGTGCGCCACGTCGCCATCGACGGCGCGCTGTTCCAGGATGAAGTCGAAGCCCGCAAGGTCATGGCGGTGCCGAGCATCTACCTGAACGGCGAAGTGTTCGGCCAGGGCCGCATGGGCCTGGAGGAGATCCTCGGCAAGATCGACACCAATGCCGGCGCCCGCCAGGCCGAGAAGATCAACGCCAAGGACGCTTTCGACGTGCTGGTGGTCGGCGGTGGCCCGGCCGGTGCCGCGGCGGCCATCTACGCCGCGCGTAAAGGCATCCGCACCGGTGTTGCGGCCGAGCGTTTCGGCGGCCAGGTGCTCGACACCCTGGCCATCGAGAACTTCATCTCGGTGCAGGAAACCGAAGGGCCGAAGCTGGCCACGGCCCTGGAAGAGCACGTCAAGCAGTACGACGTCGACATCATGAACCTGCAGCGCGGCGAAGCGTTGATCCCGTCCACCGACGGCGGCCTGCACGAAGTACGCCTGGCCGGCGGCGCCTCACTCAAGGCCAAGACGGTGATTCTGGCCACCGGTGCCCGCTGGCGTGAAATGAACGTGCCGGGCGAGCAGCAATACCGCGCCCGCGGCGTGGCCTACTGCCCGCACTGCGACGGCCCGCTGTTCAAGGGTAAGCGCGTGGCGGTGATCGGCGGTGGCAACTCGGGCGTGGAAGCGGCCATCGACCTGGCCGGCGTTGTCGCCCAGGTGACCCTGATCGAGTTCGACAGCCAGCTGCGCGCCGATGCCGTGCTGCAGCGCAAGCTGCACAGCCTGCCGAACGTCAAGGTGATCACCAGCGCGCTGACCACCGAAGTGATCGGCGATGGCGAGAAGGTCACCGGCCTGCGCTACAAGGACCGCAGCACCGAGGCGCTGCATGACCTGGCGCTGGAAGGTATCTTCGTACAGATCGGTCTGCTGCCTAACACCGACTGGCTCAAGGGCACGGTCGAGCTGTCGCCGCGTGGCGAGATCATCGTCGATGCCAAGGGCCAGACCAGCATCCCCGGTGTGTTCGCCGCGGGTGACGTGACCACGGTGCCGTACAAGCAGATCGTCATCGCCGTGGGCGAGGGCGCCAAGGCTTCGCTGGCCGCTTTCGATCACCTGATCCGCACCTCGGCACCAGCCTGA
- a CDS encoding MFS transporter: MSTLSPKRVLFALAIGAFGIGTTEFTPMGLLPVIADGVGASIPSAGMLITAYAIGVMVGAPIMTLLFSRFGKRAALMMLMGIFTLGNLLSALSPDYYTLLLSRLITSLNHGAFFGLGAVVAASVVPRDKQASAVATMFMGLTIANIGGVPAATWLGQQVGWRMAFAGTAVLGLLAIAALWYALPKGERGSVPHVRRELAVIARPNVLLAMATTVLGAGAMFTLYTYVAPVLAELTGASDSFVTLGLVLIGVGFTLGNSLGGKLADWSLDGAARIFLGVLAAIMLLMPLVLGSHIGAALALLVWGVFTFAVVPPLQMRVMTAAAEAPGLASSINVGAFNLGNAVGAALGGAVISLDLGYAAVPMAGGLLAATGLLLVWLGGRGKASDEPLGNPA, encoded by the coding sequence ATGAGCACGCTTTCCCCCAAACGAGTGCTGTTCGCCCTGGCCATTGGCGCCTTCGGCATCGGCACCACAGAGTTCACGCCCATGGGCCTGCTGCCGGTGATCGCCGACGGCGTTGGCGCCAGCATTCCCAGCGCCGGCATGCTGATCACCGCCTATGCCATCGGCGTGATGGTCGGCGCGCCAATCATGACCTTGCTGTTCAGCCGCTTCGGCAAGCGCGCCGCACTGATGATGCTGATGGGCATATTCACCCTCGGCAACCTGCTCTCGGCCCTGTCGCCGGACTACTACACCCTGCTCCTCTCGCGTCTGATCACCAGCCTCAACCACGGCGCCTTCTTCGGCCTGGGCGCTGTGGTCGCCGCCAGCGTGGTGCCCCGAGACAAGCAGGCCAGCGCCGTGGCCACCATGTTCATGGGCCTGACCATCGCCAACATCGGCGGCGTGCCGGCCGCCACCTGGCTTGGGCAACAGGTCGGCTGGCGCATGGCCTTCGCCGGCACCGCGGTGCTCGGCCTGTTGGCGATCGCGGCGCTGTGGTACGCCCTGCCCAAGGGCGAGCGCGGCAGTGTGCCCCATGTACGCAGGGAACTGGCGGTGATCGCCCGTCCCAACGTGCTGCTGGCAATGGCTACCACGGTGCTTGGCGCTGGTGCGATGTTCACCCTGTACACCTATGTCGCCCCGGTGCTTGCCGAACTGACCGGCGCCTCCGACAGCTTCGTCACCCTGGGCCTGGTGCTGATTGGCGTCGGCTTTACCCTGGGCAACAGCCTGGGCGGCAAGCTGGCCGACTGGTCGTTGGACGGCGCCGCGCGGATCTTCCTCGGCGTGCTGGCGGCGATCATGCTACTGATGCCACTGGTGCTGGGCAGCCATATCGGCGCCGCGCTGGCGTTGCTGGTGTGGGGCGTGTTCACCTTCGCCGTGGTGCCGCCGCTGCAGATGCGGGTGATGACCGCCGCCGCCGAGGCGCCGGGGCTGGCGTCCTCAATCAACGTGGGCGCGTTCAACCTGGGCAATGCCGTCGGTGCAGCCCTGGGTGGCGCGGTGATCAGCCTGGACCTGGGCTACGCGGCAGTGCCGATGGCCGGAGGCTTGCTGGCAGCAACCGGGTTACTGCTGGTGTGGCTGGGCGGGCGTGGCAAGGCCAGCGATGAGCCCTTGGGCAACCCAGCCTGA
- the ahpC gene encoding alkyl hydroperoxide reductase subunit C, with the protein MPIINSQVKPFNATAYHNGEFVQVSEADLKGKWSVVFFYPADFTFVCPTELGDLADNYAEFQKLGVEIYGVSTDTHFTHKAWHDTSDTIGKIKYPLIGDPTHVISRNFDVLIEEAGLADRGTFVINPEGQIKIVELNDGGVGRDAAELLRKVKAAQYVAAHPGEVCPAKWKEGEATLAPSLDLVGKI; encoded by the coding sequence ATGCCTATCATCAACAGCCAGGTCAAACCGTTCAACGCCACCGCCTACCACAACGGCGAGTTCGTCCAGGTCAGCGAAGCCGACCTGAAAGGCAAGTGGTCCGTCGTGTTCTTCTACCCAGCCGACTTCACCTTCGTCTGCCCGACCGAGCTGGGCGACCTGGCCGACAACTATGCCGAGTTCCAGAAGCTGGGCGTGGAAATCTACGGCGTGTCCACCGACACCCACTTCACCCACAAAGCCTGGCACGACACCTCGGACACCATCGGCAAGATCAAGTACCCGCTGATCGGTGACCCGACCCACGTCATTTCGCGCAACTTCGACGTGCTGATCGAAGAAGCCGGCCTGGCCGATCGCGGCACCTTCGTGATCAACCCGGAAGGCCAGATCAAGATCGTCGAACTGAACGACGGTGGTGTAGGCCGCGATGCTGCCGAGCTGCTGCGTAAAGTGAAGGCTGCCCAGTACGTTGCCGCCCACCCAGGCGAAGTCTGCCCGGCCAAGTGGAAAGAAGGCGAAGCCACCCTGGCACCGTCGCTGGACCTGGTCGGCAAGATCTAA
- a CDS encoding DUF1883 domain-containing protein, whose product MKFVHQREHLNEDDIVVIECSQRCNIRLMNDANFRSFKNGGRHTYHGGHFEKFPAKITVPSTGFWNITIDTVTTRPISVTRKPTLTHKIKIIRRSSSKLG is encoded by the coding sequence ATGAAATTCGTACACCAGCGCGAGCACCTGAACGAGGACGACATCGTCGTCATCGAGTGCTCCCAGCGCTGCAACATCCGCCTGATGAACGACGCCAATTTCCGCAGTTTCAAGAATGGCGGCCGACATACCTACCACGGCGGCCACTTCGAGAAGTTCCCGGCAAAGATCACCGTTCCCAGCACCGGTTTCTGGAACATCACCATCGACACCGTGACCACCCGCCCGATCTCCGTGACGCGCAAGCCAACCCTGACCCACAAGATCAAGATCATTCGTCGCTCGTCGTCGAAACTCGGATGA
- a CDS encoding NAD(P)H-dependent flavin oxidoreductase: MSTWQDRRILDLLGIELPILQAPMAGATGAAMAIAVGNAGGLGALPCAMLTAEQVRGEIETFRAACQGPLNLNFFCHQPPAPDLDRDARWKQALKPFYEEVGADFEAPTPVSNRAPFDEQSCQLVEELRPEVVSFHFGLPAPDLLRRVKATGAIVLSSATTVEEAVWLERHGCDAIIAMGYEAGGHRGMFLSDDITSQIGTFALVPQIVDAVRVPVIAAGGVADHRGLVAALALGASAVQIGTAYLFCPEAKVSAAHRRALDSAPASDTALTNLFTGRPARGINNRLMRELGPMSALAPRFPLAGGALMPLRAITDPQGDTAFSNLWSGQALRLGRHMAAGELTRAIAEQALKKLTH, translated from the coding sequence ATGAGCACCTGGCAAGACCGCCGCATCCTCGATCTGCTGGGCATCGAGTTGCCCATTCTCCAGGCCCCCATGGCCGGCGCCACCGGCGCTGCCATGGCCATCGCCGTGGGCAATGCCGGAGGGCTGGGTGCCCTGCCCTGTGCCATGCTCACCGCCGAGCAGGTGCGTGGCGAAATCGAGACATTCCGCGCAGCCTGCCAGGGCCCGCTCAACCTGAACTTCTTCTGCCACCAACCGCCAGCGCCCGACCTTGACCGTGATGCCCGCTGGAAGCAGGCGCTCAAGCCCTTCTACGAGGAGGTCGGCGCGGACTTCGAGGCGCCGACGCCGGTGTCCAATCGCGCGCCCTTTGATGAACAGAGCTGCCAGCTGGTGGAGGAACTGCGCCCGGAAGTGGTCAGTTTCCACTTCGGCCTGCCGGCGCCCGATCTGCTACGGCGAGTCAAGGCAACCGGGGCCATAGTGTTGTCCAGCGCCACCACGGTGGAAGAGGCGGTATGGCTGGAACGGCACGGATGCGATGCGATCATCGCGATGGGTTATGAAGCCGGCGGCCACCGTGGCATGTTCCTCAGCGACGACATCACCAGCCAGATTGGCACCTTCGCGCTGGTGCCGCAGATCGTCGATGCGGTGCGCGTCCCAGTGATCGCGGCCGGTGGGGTGGCTGATCATCGCGGCCTGGTCGCCGCCCTGGCCCTGGGCGCCTCGGCGGTACAGATCGGCACCGCCTACCTGTTCTGCCCCGAGGCCAAGGTGTCTGCGGCTCATCGCCGCGCCCTGGACAGCGCGCCCGCCAGCGACACCGCACTGACCAACCTGTTCACCGGCCGTCCGGCACGCGGCATCAACAACCGTCTCATGCGCGAGCTGGGGCCGATGAGCGCCCTCGCCCCACGCTTCCCCCTGGCAGGCGGCGCGCTGATGCCGCTACGGGCGATCACCGACCCGCAAGGCGACACCGCCTTCAGCAACCTCTGGTCGGGGCAAGCCCTGCGGTTGGGTCGGCACATGGCGGCAGGCGAGCTGACCCGCGCCATCGCCGAGCAAGCTCTGAAAAAGCTGACTCACTGA
- the dkgB gene encoding 2,5-didehydrogluconate reductase DkgB — translation MSIPSFGLGTFRLTGQAVIDSVKSALELGYRAIDTAQIYKNEAEVGQAIAESGVPRDELFITTKIWVDNYAADKLIPSLRESLAKLRTEHVDLLLIHWPAPGNGVELHEYMQALAEAKRLGLTRQIGISNFNVELTRQAIAAVGQGEIATNQIELSPYLQNRKLAAFLAEQGITTTSYMTLAYGKVLKDPLLAQIAAKHKATVAQVALAWALQLGYAVIPSSTKRENLASNLLAQSLRLDADDMARIATLERNGREVSPDGLAPVWD, via the coding sequence ATGAGCATTCCATCCTTTGGCCTGGGCACCTTCCGCCTCACCGGCCAGGCCGTCATCGACTCGGTCAAGTCGGCGCTGGAGCTGGGCTACCGCGCCATCGACACCGCGCAGATCTACAAGAACGAAGCCGAGGTCGGCCAGGCCATCGCCGAAAGCGGCGTGCCGCGCGACGAATTGTTCATCACCACCAAGATCTGGGTCGACAACTATGCCGCCGACAAGCTGATCCCCAGTCTGCGCGAAAGCCTGGCCAAGCTGCGCACCGAGCATGTCGACCTGCTGCTGATCCACTGGCCGGCGCCGGGCAACGGCGTCGAGCTGCACGAGTACATGCAGGCCCTGGCCGAAGCCAAGCGCCTGGGCCTGACCCGCCAGATCGGTATCTCCAACTTCAACGTCGAGCTGACCCGCCAGGCCATCGCCGCGGTCGGCCAGGGCGAGATCGCCACCAACCAGATCGAGCTCAGCCCATATCTGCAAAACCGCAAGCTGGCTGCCTTCCTTGCCGAGCAAGGCATCACCACCACCTCCTACATGACCTTGGCCTATGGCAAGGTTCTGAAGGATCCGCTGCTGGCGCAAATCGCCGCCAAGCACAAAGCCACCGTGGCCCAGGTGGCCTTGGCCTGGGCATTGCAACTGGGCTATGCGGTGATCCCTTCATCGACCAAGCGCGAGAACCTGGCCAGCAACCTGCTCGCCCAGAGCCTGCGCCTGGACGCAGACGACATGGCCCGCATCGCCACCTTGGAACGCAATGGCCGCGAAGTCAGCCCGGATGGCCTGGCGCCGGTCTGGGACTGA